One genomic window of Gossypium hirsutum isolate 1008001.06 chromosome D11, Gossypium_hirsutum_v2.1, whole genome shotgun sequence includes the following:
- the LOC107933830 gene encoding LOW QUALITY PROTEIN: uncharacterized protein (The sequence of the model RefSeq protein was modified relative to this genomic sequence to represent the inferred CDS: deleted 1 base in 1 codon; substituted 1 base at 1 genomic stop codon): MAFETIHILITKLELVASHEPNFPGLKTDVINNRIKELKRLREIIETSNKTIDDEWDNLLKDTFSLEDDIEVLLGRTVLQSHKVWRKRRTSSSFSSDGSLSNKIEQLTKGIRSYSKKIQSSPLSDSGVPAVVLNPPAKPSTDLEDLQVSTDNETVSSIASTIVLTDLEKNLSQQVLSRLTLQYLLLTVNGAYLGKAILLWRVYNADDIKRHFQCRAWIRVSEEIGQREISLTILKQVTGGQEEEQLPLQSPQRTLHDFLFSKRYLIVLYGVQTAEFWNNIKAAFPYSLNGSKVITVVQNENVARKINSWIGGRHYFPNLKKLKGQLIDGLPQSSTYLEEECGMTGVKAAIDKLTQSILNPHILLFLISIKGTVGSGRRTLLWPIYNAKDIKQRFQCHAWVHVPQEYHEIDILTDIFEQVTSVKLKERLTVELLRKRLHNFLAQKRYLVVLCDVWMSKIWCSLQISLPNSLNGSRVIFTLSEGEANSGIMRKFPHLEDVLKDFSDQTVVENCNKLSDGKDEKSSIVGLADKRRELAELTLNSYKLHFLISVLGVAGSGKTALVWTIYDSVASKRHFECRAWVNVPLKLDEFNERQLLIDLLRQLRNAKQKESLTLEKLRERLQLFLTWKRFLIVLDDVPTPDVWERLNHVFPNLSNGSRVIITTRNAYLAYHINPETVVLQLRPLTDDESWELFLNKVKNMQGDINLKEKILQICHGLPLRIVLLGGLLSRKDNYVEWTSVINHPIPKLEKKKKVRTEDQMNPSGKSASLYTKQKHEKKAIMIDPKTATTDGKDFPNQSKQKEEKRTLQKEATSVGDLSNSDIVALAYQDLAPALGCCLLYLGLFPKSYEIPLRRLYQLWLAEGFVTATDQVKTPPEKLVEEYFEELKCRNMIEVTKHKLDGRPKACRVPNTIYNDLFLDTEKVGFFHFSNSSGICGSPWFNIRRLSEDSDISSHSKHLETRVRRLRSYISFYGKRRDAPTYGVNELLSKVVDKGFGMLVVLDLEGVYKPVLSDTLGKLPYLKYLGLRRTLLDDVPQSVGDLHHLETLDIKHTFITKLPSTIWKAKKLQHLYMSDIDVDLSSLKPFSSGSLNNLKILCGLVIKNASPNRNWMKSLVDLRKFNMQXSSHEVIGPWITLMEKLQSLKLRLIDKFNKPLDLIVEDLQKWHQMGLSQLYLLGKLPKQIGFPENLEILTLSMTHLLEDPMKKLGELKRLKVLRLYAQSFLGTKMTCDPPGFPQLRVLKLWMLYKLKCWTVKERAMPKLREVEIRSCKNLKKPDGLENLAALEELALTNMKEDFIADVERSMDSKVTIMKNFYFSPGWERQLVQVATQSFQVIHSLWHLPEITACLVSSKFMVRTRGADNRIVPVYLSSPILVKGQILLMLLSLLLELRVLFVLVIEEVPVGVSGSSYLWRGDLNSQTPSTLSLSSSMGFLLSEANMVGLMYEEACQKKLTEIKTELARVCEQRNKMIEENEIINKQNKDLTECLAIVEAKADGLELELITEKESKEALQAKLDGTVEEHALENDKIIGSAMIKWIVAVSPFGICKVDLNALAGVDISELVGRALRIFTKKEPTVNEDVAPTTMNNNVALSDDEDQGADVTDRDNMP; this comes from the exons ATGGCGTTTGAAACAATACATATTCTGATAACCAAACTAGAATTGGTTGCAAGTCATGAACCTAACTTTCCGGGTTTGAAAACCGATGTCATCAATAACAGAATTAAAGAGCTAAAACGTTTGCGGGAAATCATTGAAACTTCAAATAAAACAATTGATGATGAGTGGGACAACCTTCTGAAAGATACTTTTTCTTTGGAGGATGATATTGAGGTCCTTTTGGGCAGAACTGTGCTGCAGAGTCACAAAGTCTGGAGAAAGAGGCGTACTTCCAGCAGCTTCTCGAGTGACGGGTCTTTAAGTAACAAGATTGAGCAACTGACAAAGGGAATAAGGTCTTACAGCAAAAAAATTCAATCAAGTCCATTAAGTGACTCTGGAGTTCCAGCAGTAGTTTTGAATCCGCCAGCAAAGCCATCTACTGACTTGGAAGATCTGCAAGTCTCAACTGACAATGAGACTGTTTCATCAATTGCATCTACGATTGTTCTCACAGATCTTGAAAAGAATTTAAGTCAACAAGTACTCAGCCGGCTTACTTTGCAATATCTCCTTTTAACAGTTAATGGGGCATACCTTGGTAAGGCGATTCTTCTGTGGAGAGTCTACAATGCAGATGATATCAAAAGGCATTTCCAGTGTCGAGCTTGGATTCGTGTCTCTGAAGAGATTGGACAAAGAGAGATATCACTTACCATTCTAAAACAGGTTACTGGTGGCCAAGAGGAAGAGCAGCTGCCCCTTCAGTCACCGCAGCGGACCCTCCATGATTTCTTATTTTCAAAGAGGTATTTGATAGTTTTATATGGTGTCCAAACAGCTGAGTTTTGGAACAACATCAAAGCAGCCTTCCCATACTCATTGAATGGTAGCAAGGTGATCACTGTTGTTCAGAATGAAAATGTTGCAAGGAAAATTAATTCATGGATAGGAGGGAGACACTATTTCCCCAACTTAAAAAAGCTGAAGGGGCAATTAATAGATGGATTGCCTCAATCTTCAACTTATTTGGAGGAGGAATGTGGTATGACTGGTGTGAAGGCTGCAATTGACAAGTTGACACAATCGATTCTGAATCCGCACATTTTGCTTTTCCTCATTTCAATCAAGGGTACAGTAGGTTCTGGCAGGAGAACCTTGTTATGGCCAATCTACAATGCAAAAGACATTAAACAGCGCTTTCAATGCCATGCTTGGGTTCATGTTCCTCAGGAGTATCACGAAATAGACATTCTGACTGACATATTTGAGCAAGTCACAAGTGTCAAGTTGAAAGAAAGGCTGACTGTGGAGTTACTACGAAAAAGGCTTCACAATTTCTTAGCTCAAAAGAGGTACCTTGTGGTTTTATGTGACGTATGGATGAGTAAAATTTGGTGCAGTCTCCAAATTTCCCTTCCAAATTCGTTGAATGGTAGCCGGGTAATTTTTACTCTAAGTGAAGGTGAAGCTAACTCTGGAATAATGAGAAAGTTTCCACACTTAGAAGATGTGCTAAAAGATTTTTCAGATCAAACAGTTGTAGAGAACTGCAATAAGCTTTCTGATGGTAAGGACGAAAAGTCAAGCATTGTTGGTTTGGCTGATAAAAGAAGGGAATTAGCAGAACTAACACTCAACAGCTACAAGTTGCATTTTCTAATTTCAGTGTTAGGGGTGGCAGGCTCAGGCAAAACAGCCCTTGTCTGGACGATTTATGACAGTGTAGCAAGTAAGAGGCACTTTGAATGTCGAGCTTGGGTTAATGTTCCCCTGAAGTTggatgaattcaatgagagacaGCTATTAATTGACTTACTGAGACAGCTTAGAAATGCCAAGCAAAAAGAGAGCTTGACTCTTGAGAAGTTGAGGGAAAGGCTTCAGCTTTTCTTAACCTGGAAGAGATTCTTGATAGTTTTGGATGATGTCCCTACACCAGATGTTTGGGAGAGACTTAATCATGTCTTTCCCAATTTATCAAATGGCAGCAGGGTGATAATCACTACTCGTAATGCATATCTAGCATACCATATCAACCCAGAGACTGTAGTTCTGCAACTACGGCCCTTAACTGATGATGAAAGCTGGGAATTGTTCTTGAACAAAGTAAAGAATATGCAGGGAGATATTAACCTAAAGGAGAAGATCTTGCAAATATGCCATGGCCTACCTCTTCGAATTGTCCTGCTTGGAGGTTTGTTATCTAGGAAGGATAATTATGTTGAATGGACAAGTGTGATCAATCATCCCATTCctaaattggaaaagaaaaagaaggtaaGAACTGAAGATCAAATGAACCCATCTGGCAAATCAGCTTCCTTATATACCAAGCAAAAACATGAGAAGAAAGCAATAATGATAGATCCTAAAACAGCTACTACAGATGGCAAAGATTTTCCAAATCAGTCCaagcaaaaagaagaaaagaggacTTTGCAGAAGGAGGCAACTTCTGTCGGTGATCTCTCAAACTCAGATATTGTGGCTTTAGCCTACCAGGATTTAGCTCCAGCTTTGGGATGCTGTCTTCTTTACTTGGGTCTTTTTCCCAAGTCGTATGAGATTCCTCTTAGAAGGTTGTATCAACTTTGGCTTGCTGAGGGGTTTGTGACAGCAACAGACCAAGTGAAAACTCCTCCTGAAAAGCTAGTGGAAGAATATTTTGAAGAACTCAAGTGTAGAAACATGATTGAGGTTACAAAACACAAGTTAGATGGAAGGCCCAAGGCCTGTCGTGTGCCAAATACCATATACAATGATTTGTTTCTAGATACAGAGAAAGTTGGGTTTTTTCACTTCTCCAACAGTTCAGGTATATGTGGATCACCGTGGTTTAACATCCGACGGCTTTCAGAAGACTCAGATATTTCCTCCCACTCCAAGCACTTAGAAACCCGAGTTCGACGACTGCGTTCTTATATTTCTTTCTATGGAAAAAGAAGAGATGCACCTACATATGGAGTAAATGAGCTTCTTAGCAAGGTTGTTGATAAAGGCTTTGGAATGCTTGTAGTGCTTGATCTAGAAGGTGTTTACAAACCAGTGCTTTCTGATACACTGGGCAAACTACCATATCTAAAGTATTTGGGGTTGAGGCGAACACTTTTGGATGATGTCCCACAGTCAGTTGGTGACCTGCATCACCTGGAGACTTTAGACATAAAGCACACTTTCATAACCAAGTTGCCTAGTACCATCTGGAAGGCAAAGAAACTTCAGCATTTATATATGAGTGATATTGATGTTGATTTGTCCTCTCTAAAGCCATTTTCTAGTGGTTCATTGAACAATCTTAAGATTTTGTGTGGGTTGGTGATTAAAAATGCGAGTCCCAACAGAAATTGGATGAAGAGTTTGGTTGATCTGAGGAAATTTAACATGCAATGAAGC TCACATGAAGTCATAGGTCCCTGGATCACTCTTATGGAAAAGCTTCAATCCTTGAAATTGAGATTAATAGATAAATTCAATAAACCTTTAGACCTCATAGTAGAGGACCTGCAGAAATGGCATCAGATGGGACTATCACAACTTTATTTGCTTGGAAAACTTCCAAAGCAAATTGGTTTTCCCGAGAATCTTGAAATACTGACACTGTCAATGACACATCTGTTAGAAGACCCAATGAAAAAGCTTGGGGAGCTGAAGCGGTTGAAGGTCCTTAGGCTTTATGCTCAATCCTTCTTGGGGACAAAGATGACTTGTGATCCACCAGGATTTCCTCAACTTAGGGTCTTAAAGTTGTGGATGTTATATAAACTGAAATGCTGGACTGTGAAGGAACGAGCCATGCCGAAGTTAAGAGAAGTAGAGATCAGAAGCTGCAAAAATCTTAAAAAGCCTGATGGGTTGGAAAATCTGGCAGCCTTGGAGGAACTGGCCCTCACAAATATGAAAGAAGACTTTATAGCAGATGTAGAAAGAAGCATGGATAGCAAAGTAACAATCATGAAAAACTTCTACTTTTCTCCTGGATGG GAGAGACAATTGGTTCAGGTTGCAACGCAGTCTTTCCAAGTGATACATAGTTTATGGCATCTTCCTGAGATAACGGCTTGTCTTGTTTCTTCCAAATT tatggtgaGGACGAGAGGAGCTGACAATCGCATCGTCCCAGTCTATCTGTCATCTCCGATTCTGGTAAAAGGTCAGATCCTGTTGATGTTATTGTCACTTTTGCTGGAACTCCGAGTCCTT TTTGTGCTTGTCATTGAGGAAGTACCAGTTGGAGTTAGTGGGAGTTCATATCTATGGCGTGGGGACTTAAACTCACAAACACCCTCGACATTGAGTCTTTCCTCGTCTATGGGATTCTTATTATCCGAGGCCAACATGGTTGGATTGATGTATGAAGAAGCCTGTCAGAAGAAGCTCACAGAGATTAAGACGGAGTTGGCGAGAGTTTGCGAGCAACGCAATAAGATGATAGAGGAAAACGAGATTATCAATAAGCAAAATAAAGATCTCACGGAGTGTCTGGCAATTGTGGAGGCTAAAGCTGATGGGTTAGAACTTGAGTTGATCACTGAGAAAGAAAGCAAAGAAGCTTTGCAGGCTAAGCTGGATGGGACTGTAGAAGAGCACGCATTAGAAAATGATAAGATTATCGGGAGTGCCATGATCAAATGGATA GTTGCTGTTAGTCCTTTCGGTATTTGTAAAGTGGATCTCAATGCTCTCGCGGGGGTGGATATAAGCGAGCTAG TTGGAAGAGCTCTTCGGATTTTTACAAAGAAGGAGCCAACTGTGAATGAGGATGTGGCCCCTACTACTATGAACAACAACGTTGCCCTTTCTGATGATGAAGACCAAGGTGCAGATGTAACGGATAGGGATAATATGCCTTAG